The Streptococcus downei MFe28 DNA window ATAGCTAGTCTTGATTGCCCTGGGTGGTTGGTCTAGCTGAGCTACCTGCGGTTCAATCTCTATATTCTGTGGGTAGTCATATCTGCTGCCTCACAGAGTGAGCTTCTCTCTCGTGAAAAACCTCCAAAGGCCTTTTAGTTGGCTTTTAGTTTGCTTCGCCCTCCTAGTCAGTCGGCTTTTCTGAAAAAAGAAGCCCAGTTAGTCTGAGAAAAACAGCTCCTTGAACCCAGCCTGCCAATTTCCTTTCTTGATTGGGAAAATTTGCTATAATATCCATTATGAGAATTATTGCAGGGAATTTTGGTGGTCGTCCTCTGAAAACCTTGGAGGGCAAGACCACTCGGCCGACATCTGATAAGGTCAGAGGGTCTATTTACAGCATGATTGGCCCCTTTTTTTCTGGTGGCCGAGTCTTGGACCTCTATGCTGGTAGTGGTGGTCTCTCTATTGAGGCTATTTCTCGGGGCATGGAGCAGGCGGTTTTGGTCGAGCGAGATAGGCGGGCACAAGCGGTCATTGAGGCTAATATCCAAATGACCCAGGCTCCTGACCAATTTCACTTGCTGAAGCGAGATGCCAGGCAGGTTTTGCCAACCTTGACAGGCCAGTTTGATCTGGTCCTCTTGGATCCTCCCTATGCCAAGGAGGAGATTGTCAAGACCATTAAGCAACTTCAAGATCATGATTTACTATCGCCAGAGGTTATGATTGTCTGTGAAACTGATAAGGCAGTTGAGCTACCAGATACCATTCATGACTTGAAAATTTGGAAGCAAAAGCAATATGGAATTAGTAAGGTGACGGTTTATGTCAAATAAAATCGGCTTATTCGCAGGGTCCTTTGACCCTGTGACCAATGGCCACCTAGATCTGATTAAACGAGCCAGTCAGGTGCTGGATCAGCT harbors:
- the rsmD gene encoding 16S rRNA (guanine(966)-N(2))-methyltransferase RsmD, which encodes MRIIAGNFGGRPLKTLEGKTTRPTSDKVRGSIYSMIGPFFSGGRVLDLYAGSGGLSIEAISRGMEQAVLVERDRRAQAVIEANIQMTQAPDQFHLLKRDARQVLPTLTGQFDLVLLDPPYAKEEIVKTIKQLQDHDLLSPEVMIVCETDKAVELPDTIHDLKIWKQKQYGISKVTVYVK